The genomic DNA TTGTATTTTTATTCAAAACAACTTTATCATGTTTACCAGATATAAGTAGTATTTTATCAAGATTTAACACGGGTTTCCTTAAGCTTGGATTGATAATACTCCAACTTTTTTTTAATAAACTATAGTCAAAATTATTTTTCAAAAAATCTTTTTTTATATACTTTCCAACCTCGGATTCAAATACTGTAAATGATAAATCATTACCATAAAAAAGTGATACTACCCCATCAATATTCTCTTCAGTTTCGGCTAACAAATTAGAAACTATTCCCCCTAAGCTTAAACCTATGATTATAATTTTTCCTTCTTTTTCAGTTTTAATATAACTTATTAAAGCTCTAATATCACTTACAGATTGCTGAACAGACTTTAGTGTTCTGTTTACATCTGCACTTATATAATATTCTCCACTATATGATGTATTTAGAGTTCTTTCCATGTGAAAAGGTTGTACATAACTATAAATATTATACCTTCTCTCAATAAAACTATCTAAAAAAATTTTATCTAATCTATGAAGAGTTTCAGATTTCCAACCATGTATCAAAATAATATTTATATTATTATCTGTGCCCAAATATTTTCTATAGTGAAATAAAGCCTCCTTATTACTGTCTCCATTCTCCACTTCACTTAAAAATTTTATTTTTCCTATCTCGTAATTATTTTTAGTTGTATCTTTTTCATAATGTATTTTCGGTAATATAGGCTTTTTATAAAACTTTGAGAAATCACTATTAAGTTTATTGACTTCCTCCTCATCATAATTAAACTGATCCTTTTTACTGTATTTTTTGTGGAAATTATTTAAAGCATAATTATCTGCTATATTTGATAGTATTTTC from Clostridium pasteurianum BC1 includes the following:
- a CDS encoding alpha/beta fold hydrolase, encoding MKILSNIADNYALNNFHKKYSKKDQFNYDEEEVNKLNSDFSKFYKKPILPKIHYEKDTTKNNYEIGKIKFLSEVENGDSNKEALFHYRKYLGTDNNINIILIHGWKSETLHRLDKIFLDSFIERRYNIYSYVQPFHMERTLNTSYSGEYYISADVNRTLKSVQQSVSDIRALISYIKTEKEGKIIIIGLSLGGIVSNLLAETEENIDGVVSLFYGNDLSFTVFESEVGKYIKKDFLKNNFDYSLLKKSWSIINPSLRKPVLNLDKILLISGKHDKVVLNKNTNLVWENWQSSERYIYNCGHSGTVLCKNRLRRDVLKFIDKRV